Proteins found in one Buchnera aphidicola str. G002 (Myzus persicae) genomic segment:
- a CDS encoding MIP/aquaporin family protein: protein MNFYRKKNIIKQCFVEFFGTGLIIFFGTGCVAATKLTDVHFNQFEISCIWGLGVSISIYFSSSISGAHLNPAITIFLWLSSEFHKRKVLPYIISQIFGSFIFTMLIYSLYYNSLISFENQNNITIGTKDSLNLASIFCVYPNCNNSFIRNSIIEIFTAALFMIILSQFNNKKNSKFLYPTFIAPILIGILVFMINLLISPLNNISLNPARDLGPKIFLSLTGWGMFSFTGGNNNFLYLLIPIIGPILGVNLGGWMHKIIIKNDFLKN, encoded by the coding sequence ATGAATTTTTATAGAAAGAAAAACATCATAAAACAATGTTTTGTTGAATTTTTTGGTACAGGATTAATAATATTTTTTGGTACAGGTTGTGTAGCAGCAACAAAATTAACAGATGTTCATTTTAATCAATTTGAAATAAGCTGTATTTGGGGTTTAGGAGTCTCTATATCAATTTATTTCAGTTCATCGATATCAGGAGCTCATTTAAATCCTGCAATTACTATTTTTTTATGGTTATCTTCTGAATTTCATAAAAGAAAAGTACTACCATATATTATATCTCAAATTTTTGGTTCTTTTATTTTCACAATGCTGATATATTCTCTTTACTATAATTCATTGATTTCATTTGAGAATCAAAATAATATTACAATAGGAACAAAAGACAGTCTTAACTTAGCTTCTATTTTTTGTGTGTATCCTAACTGTAATAATAGTTTTATTCGTAATTCTATAATAGAAATATTTACAGCTGCTCTTTTTATGATAATACTTTCACAGTTTAACAATAAAAAAAATAGTAAATTTTTATATCCCACTTTTATAGCACCTATATTAATAGGAATATTAGTTTTTATGATTAATTTATTAATAAGTCCTTTGAATAATATTAGTCTAAATCCAGCTCGAGATTTAGGTCCTAAAATATTTTTAAGTCTAACTGGATGGGGTATGTTTTCTTTTACTGGAGGAAATAATAATTTTTTATATCTTTTAATTCCTATAATAGGACCTATTTTAGGTGTTAATTTAGGTGGTTGGATGCATAAAATTATAATAAAAAATGATTTTTTGAAAAATTAA
- the tpiA gene encoding triose-phosphate isomerase: MKKYLFVANWKLNGSIEFISNYFKFFNTSSEIGLEKNIIVIAPPAIYLNEVYKNIHSMNIFLGAQNVDKNLTGAFTGETSILMLKDIGVKYVIVGHSERRLLHNENNDLIIKKFDLIKSLNLIPILCVGETEKEKKHGQTKIVIEEQLNCVLTALGTSAFRNTVIAYEPVWAIGTGLSADPKYVQCIHKFIRNYIEKYDPISAKNIFIQYGGSINSVNAEEFIKQPDINGLLIGSASLDYQEFLKIIELSK, encoded by the coding sequence ATGAAAAAATATTTATTTGTAGCAAATTGGAAATTAAATGGAAGTATAGAATTCATTTCTAATTATTTCAAATTTTTTAACACATCTTCAGAAATTGGTTTAGAAAAAAATATTATTGTGATTGCCCCTCCTGCTATATATTTAAATGAAGTATATAAAAATATACATAGTATGAATATTTTTCTTGGTGCACAAAATGTAGATAAGAACTTGACAGGTGCATTTACAGGAGAAACTTCTATTTTAATGTTAAAAGATATAGGTGTAAAGTATGTTATTGTTGGACATTCCGAAAGACGTTTACTTCATAATGAAAATAATGATTTAATCATAAAAAAGTTTGATTTAATTAAAAGTTTAAATCTAATACCTATTTTATGTGTCGGTGAAACAGAAAAAGAAAAAAAACATGGTCAAACTAAAATAGTTATTGAAGAACAATTAAATTGTGTTTTAACAGCCTTAGGTACATCAGCATTTAGAAATACCGTTATTGCTTATGAACCAGTTTGGGCCATTGGAACAGGATTATCAGCTGATCCTAAATATGTACAATGTATACATAAATTTATTAGGAATTATATTGAAAAATATGATCCTATTAGTGCAAAAAATATATTCATTCAATATGGAGGATCTATTAATTCTGTAAATGCAGAAGAATTTATCAAACAGCCAGATATTAATGGTTTGTTAATTGGAAGCGCTTCTTTAGATTATCAAGAATTTTTAAAAATTATAGAACTATCTAAATGA
- a CDS encoding integration host factor subunit beta yields MTKSELFEKISKKKIHISNKIIKCAIKEMLEHMTMSLEKGQRIEIRGFGSFSLHYRPSRIGRNPKTGEIVRLNEKYVPYFKPGKQLRNRTNIYK; encoded by the coding sequence ATGACTAAGTCAGAATTATTTGAAAAAATTTCTAAAAAAAAAATTCATATTTCAAATAAGATAATAAAATGTGCTATAAAAGAAATGTTAGAACACATGACGATGTCATTAGAAAAAGGTCAAAGAATTGAAATTCGAGGGTTTGGAAGTTTTTCTTTGCATTATCGTCCCTCTCGTATTGGTAGAAATCCTAAAACTGGAGAAATCGTACGATTAAATGAAAAATACGTACCTTATTTTAAACCAGGCAAACAATTACGTAATCGAACTAATATATATAAATAG
- the rpsA gene encoding 30S ribosomal protein S1: MNESFAQLFEESLKEIKTRPGSIIRGTIISIEKDIVLVDAGLKSESGIPTEQFKNAQGVLDIKVGDQIDVALDAIEDGFGETLLSREKAKRHEAWLTLEKAHEQSETVTGIINGKVKGGFTVELNDIRAFLPGSLVDIRPVRETIHLEGKELEFKVIKLDQKRNNVVVSRRAVIESENSAERDQLLESLQEGMHVKGIVKNLTDYGAFVDLGGVDGLLHITDMAWKRVKHPSEIVNVGDEISVKILKFDRERTRVSLGLKQLGEDPWIAISKRYPESTKLSGRVTNLTDYGCFVEIEEGVEGLVHVSEMDWTNKNIHPSKVVSVNDIVEVMVLDIDEERRRISLGLKQCKMNPWKQFSETHKKGIHVAGKIKSITDFGIFIGLNGGIDGLVHLSDISWKISGEEAVKKYKKGDEISAVVLQVDAERERISLGIKQLEEDPFNAYVATYKKGSVVTGHIKSFDKKSATIQLSEGIEGILKFTDIAGIIYDEFINKFKIDDEISVKLSSFDRKNRIVYLMIHILDENEKKDLTVTSNKKNNDNAFSNVMIEAFKAAKNTE, translated from the coding sequence ATGAATGAATCTTTTGCTCAATTATTTGAAGAATCACTAAAAGAAATTAAAACTCGTCCAGGTTCAATTATTCGCGGTACTATTATTTCTATAGAAAAGGATATAGTTTTAGTAGATGCTGGTCTTAAATCTGAATCTGGAATTCCTACTGAACAATTTAAAAATGCTCAAGGTGTATTAGATATTAAAGTAGGTGATCAGATCGACGTAGCTTTAGATGCTATCGAAGATGGTTTTGGTGAAACATTGTTATCCCGTGAAAAAGCAAAACGTCATGAAGCATGGTTAACTTTAGAAAAAGCTCACGAACAATCTGAAACAGTTACAGGTATTATTAACGGAAAAGTTAAAGGGGGTTTTACTGTTGAATTAAATGATATACGTGCATTTTTACCAGGTTCTCTAGTAGATATTCGTCCAGTTCGAGAAACCATTCATCTTGAAGGAAAAGAATTAGAATTCAAAGTAATCAAATTAGATCAAAAACGTAATAATGTTGTTGTTTCACGTCGTGCTGTAATTGAATCAGAAAATAGTGCTGAAAGAGATCAGTTATTAGAAAGTTTACAAGAAGGCATGCATGTTAAAGGAATAGTAAAAAATTTAACTGATTACGGAGCTTTTGTCGATCTAGGAGGAGTAGATGGTCTTTTGCATATTACTGATATGGCATGGAAAAGAGTCAAACATCCTAGTGAAATAGTAAATGTTGGTGATGAAATTAGTGTTAAAATTTTAAAATTTGATAGAGAAAGAACACGTGTATCATTAGGGTTAAAACAATTAGGTGAAGATCCATGGATCGCAATTTCTAAACGTTATCCAGAAAGCACTAAATTGAGTGGACGTGTAACTAATTTAACAGATTATGGTTGTTTTGTGGAGATTGAAGAAGGAGTAGAAGGCCTTGTTCATGTGTCTGAAATGGACTGGACTAATAAAAATATTCATCCATCAAAAGTTGTTAGTGTTAATGATATAGTTGAAGTAATGGTTTTAGACATTGATGAAGAACGTCGTCGTATTTCTCTTGGTTTAAAACAATGTAAAATGAATCCATGGAAACAATTTTCTGAAACTCATAAAAAAGGCATTCATGTTGCTGGTAAAATAAAATCTATTACGGATTTTGGTATTTTCATTGGTTTAAATGGTGGTATTGATGGATTAGTCCATTTATCTGATATTTCTTGGAAAATATCTGGTGAAGAAGCAGTTAAAAAATATAAAAAAGGTGATGAAATTTCTGCAGTAGTTCTACAAGTAGACGCAGAAAGAGAGCGTATCTCTTTAGGAATTAAACAATTAGAAGAAGATCCTTTTAACGCATATGTTGCAACATATAAAAAAGGCTCTGTAGTTACTGGACATATTAAATCTTTTGATAAAAAAAGTGCAACAATTCAATTATCAGAAGGAATAGAAGGTATTTTAAAATTTACAGATATTGCTGGTATAATTTATGATGAATTCATAAATAAATTCAAAATTGATGATGAAATTTCAGTTAAATTGTCTAGTTTTGATCGTAAAAATAGAATAGTATATCTCATGATCCATATTTTAGATGAAAATGAAAAAAAAGATTTAACAGTAACATCTAATAAAAAAAATAATGATAATGCTTTTTCTAATGTTATGATAGAAGCATTTAAAGCAGCTAAAAATACTGAATAA
- a CDS encoding (d)CMP kinase, with product MYEKKNIKFHSELINFNKVSEISSKLATYPNVRRILLKKQKLLRCLPGLIAEGRDMGTVVFPDAIVKFFLNAHLEIRVKRRMSELKKNGFFISFQELFIEMRNRDIQDENRLISPLSVPKNAIILDSTYMNLSEVVTAFMKSIIPKIKIQ from the coding sequence ATTTATGAAAAAAAAAATATAAAATTTCATTCAGAATTAATTAACTTTAATAAAGTCAGTGAAATATCTTCTAAGTTAGCAACTTATCCTAATGTTAGAAGAATTTTGCTAAAAAAGCAAAAATTACTGAGATGTTTACCTGGTTTAATAGCAGAGGGACGTGATATGGGTACAGTAGTATTCCCAGATGCTATTGTAAAATTTTTTTTAAATGCTCATTTAGAAATACGTGTAAAAAGAAGAATGTCAGAATTAAAGAAAAATGGTTTTTTTATTAGTTTTCAAGAGTTATTTATAGAAATGAGAAATCGTGATATACAAGATGAAAATCGATTAATTTCTCCTTTATCCGTTCCAAAAAATGCTATAATATTAGATTCTACTTACATGAATTTATCAGAGGTAGTTACAGCTTTTATGAAAAGTATTATTCCTAAAATAAAAATACAATAA
- a CDS encoding (d)CMP kinase translates to MKNKIPVITIDGPSGVGKSTISKIIADQLNWSVLESGKIYRFLAFLALTKNITIIEKNIIPLAKNIDLLFMKKKI, encoded by the coding sequence ATGAAAAACAAAATTCCTGTTATTACTATTGATGGTCCTAGCGGTGTTGGAAAAAGCACTATATCTAAAATTATAGCAGATCAATTAAATTGGTCTGTATTAGAATCTGGTAAAATATATCGTTTTCTTGCTTTTTTAGCTTTGACTAAGAATATTACTATAATTGAAAAAAATATCATTCCTCTTGCTAAAAATATAGATTTGTTATTTATGAAAAAAAAAATATAA
- the aroA gene encoding 3-phosphoshikimate 1-carboxyvinyltransferase yields MQDSFNLKPISSVNGTIYLPGSKSISNRVLLLASLAKGTTYLNNLLNSDDVKHMLQALKKIGIHYHLSDNKKECHIEGIGHAFQLSKPISLFLGNAGTAIRPLLSALSLNLNNDVILSGDDRMHERPIKDLVDALRQGGAIIEYEKNKGYPPIRTKGGFIGGSILLNGNISSQFLTSLLIAAPLASQNTTIFITGDLVSKPYIDITLNLIKSFSVNIQHDSYRVFYITGQQQYKTPGKFIVEGDASSASYFLAAAAIKGGLVKVVGIGKKSVQGDINFANVLEKMGAIIYWEDNSITCVRNKLQAIDLDMNHIPDAAMTIAIVALFAKGTTIIRNIYNWRVKETDRLSAMAIELKKIGAIVEEGKDFLSITPPISFKYCNINTYNDHRIAMCFSLIALSKVGVNILNPGCTAKTFPSYFKYFLSISQSD; encoded by the coding sequence ATGCAAGATTCTTTTAATTTAAAACCAATCTCTTCTGTCAATGGAACTATTTATTTACCTGGTTCTAAAAGTATTTCAAATAGAGTGTTATTACTTGCTTCTCTAGCTAAAGGTACAACATATTTAAATAATTTATTAAATAGTGATGATGTTAAACACATGTTACAAGCTTTAAAAAAAATAGGTATTCATTATCATTTATCTGATAATAAAAAAGAATGTCATATTGAAGGTATTGGGCATGCTTTTCAATTATCTAAACCTATTTCATTGTTTTTAGGAAATGCAGGTACTGCTATACGTCCACTTCTATCTGCATTATCTTTAAATTTAAATAATGATGTTATATTAAGTGGTGATGATAGAATGCATGAAAGACCTATTAAGGACCTAGTAGATGCTTTAAGACAAGGAGGTGCTATTATAGAATATGAAAAAAATAAAGGATATCCTCCTATCCGTACAAAAGGTGGATTTATTGGAGGATCTATTCTTTTAAATGGTAATATTTCTAGTCAATTTTTAACATCATTATTAATAGCTGCACCACTTGCTTCACAAAATACTACTATTTTTATAACAGGAGATTTAGTTTCTAAACCTTACATTGATATCACACTTAATTTAATTAAATCTTTTTCTGTTAATATTCAACATGATTCTTATCGTGTTTTTTATATCACAGGTCAACAACAGTATAAAACACCAGGAAAATTTATAGTTGAAGGAGATGCTTCTTCAGCATCATATTTTTTAGCAGCTGCAGCTATCAAAGGTGGATTAGTTAAAGTAGTTGGTATTGGTAAAAAAAGTGTACAAGGTGATATAAATTTTGCAAATGTTCTTGAAAAGATGGGTGCAATTATTTATTGGGAAGATAATTCTATTACTTGTGTACGAAATAAATTACAAGCAATAGATTTAGATATGAATCATATTCCTGATGCGGCTATGACTATTGCAATAGTAGCTTTATTTGCTAAAGGTACTACTATTATAAGGAATATATATAATTGGAGAGTAAAAGAAACTGATCGTTTGTCTGCAATGGCTATAGAATTAAAAAAAATTGGTGCCATAGTTGAAGAAGGAAAAGATTTTTTGTCTATTACGCCTCCAATTTCTTTTAAATATTGTAATATTAATACATATAATGATCATCGTATAGCTATGTGTTTTTCATTAATCGCTCTATCTAAAGTTGGTGTTAATATATTAAATCCTGGTTGTACTGCAAAAACTTTTCCATCTTATTTCAAATATTTTTTATCTATAAGTCAATCAGATTGA
- the serC gene encoding 3-phosphoserine/phosphohydroxythreonine transaminase, translating to MNVVYNFSAGPAMIPKEVLYIAKKELQNWKKSGSSIMEISHRSKEFTQVAIEAEKDLRDLMSIPDSYRVLFCQGGARGQFSAVPMNLLRNAESADYIDSGYWSQCAFIEAKKYCIPQSILIRKKINEKTSLLPMSEWNITKNSVYIHYCPNETIDGLSIYEEPNFENKIIVGDFSSFILSRTINIENYDLIYAGAQKNIGPAGITIIIIREKLIRHISKISPSILDYKKISEHNSMFNTPPTFSWYLSGLVFKWLKKEGGLKRIEKLNKKKSHLLYTKIDSSNFYINKIEHKNRSQMNVVFDLVDPKLNEIFFKEAFQFGLMALRGHRIVGGIRASIYNAMPLEGVKSLVKFMSYFEKRYG from the coding sequence ATGAATGTAGTTTATAATTTTAGTGCTGGTCCAGCTATGATTCCAAAAGAAGTACTATATATAGCTAAAAAAGAACTTCAAAATTGGAAAAAATCAGGTTCTTCTATTATGGAAATAAGTCATCGTAGCAAAGAATTTACACAAGTAGCTATAGAAGCAGAAAAAGATTTAAGAGATTTGATGAGTATACCTGATTCTTATAGAGTATTATTTTGTCAAGGTGGTGCTAGGGGTCAATTTTCTGCTGTTCCTATGAATTTATTAAGAAATGCAGAATCAGCTGATTATATAGACAGTGGATATTGGTCACAGTGTGCATTTATTGAAGCTAAAAAATATTGTATACCTCAATCCATACTGATTAGAAAAAAAATCAATGAAAAAACTTCTCTTTTACCAATGTCTGAATGGAATATTACTAAAAATTCAGTATATATTCACTATTGTCCCAATGAGACTATAGATGGATTATCTATATATGAAGAACCTAATTTTGAAAATAAAATAATAGTTGGAGATTTTTCATCTTTTATACTATCTCGTACAATAAATATTGAAAATTATGATCTTATTTATGCAGGTGCTCAAAAGAACATTGGACCAGCAGGTATAACAATAATTATTATTCGAGAAAAATTAATAAGACACATTTCTAAAATATCTCCTTCCATTTTAGATTATAAAAAAATATCAGAACATAATTCTATGTTTAATACACCACCTACTTTTTCTTGGTATTTATCAGGACTAGTTTTTAAATGGTTAAAAAAAGAAGGTGGTTTAAAAAGAATCGAAAAATTAAATAAAAAAAAATCACATTTATTATATACAAAAATAGATAGTAGTAATTTTTATATTAATAAAATAGAACATAAAAATAGATCTCAAATGAATGTTGTATTTGATTTAGTTGATCCTAAATTAAATGAAATTTTTTTTAAAGAAGCTTTTCAATTTGGTCTCATGGCTTTACGAGGACATCGCATAGTAGGTGGCATTCGTGCATCTATTTATAATGCAATGCCATTAGAAGGTGTTAAATCTTTAGTAAAATTTATGTCATATTTTGAAAAACGATATGGATAA
- the serS gene encoding serine--tRNA ligase — MLNPYLLRNEIHLTAEKLLKKGYTLDVSEISSMEKKRKKLQVETENLQYNHNILSNLFKNTKIIQEENQILKDKIIKSGKDLQIAKTQLNSLKEKIYTFSLCIPNIPSDDVPEGNTSMNNKKIKYWGIKKEYNFRVQDHVEIGKKFNELDWTSSAKISGARFVVMKGDIALLHRALSQFMLDLHTIEHGYKETYVPYLVNPKALYGTGQLPKFSNDLFHINFMEKNNYILIPTAEVPLTNLFSNQILDEKDLPIMLTAHTPCFRSESSSYGRDTRGLIRLHQFDKVELVQIVNPEKSMETLEELTGHAEKVLQLLDLPYRKVLLCGGEMGFSSAKTYDLEVWFPSQKKYREISSCSNMSDFQARRIKARYKKKHKQKISLVHTLNGSGLAIGRTLAAILENYQHSDGRVEIPKILQEKYMQGLKFIN, encoded by the coding sequence ATGTTAAATCCTTATTTATTACGAAATGAAATACATTTAACAGCTGAAAAATTACTTAAGAAAGGTTATACGTTAGATGTTTCTGAAATATCTTCTATGGAAAAAAAACGTAAAAAGTTACAAGTTGAAACTGAAAATTTGCAGTATAATCATAATATTTTATCAAACTTATTCAAAAATACAAAAATTATTCAAGAAGAAAATCAAATTTTAAAAGATAAAATTATAAAATCGGGTAAAGATTTACAAATTGCTAAAACTCAACTAAATTCTTTAAAAGAGAAAATTTACACTTTTTCTCTATGTATACCAAATATTCCTTCTGACGATGTTCCAGAAGGAAACACATCTATGAATAATAAAAAAATAAAATATTGGGGTATAAAAAAAGAATATAATTTTAGAGTGCAAGATCATGTTGAAATAGGAAAAAAATTTAATGAATTAGATTGGACATCTTCAGCAAAAATATCAGGTGCACGTTTTGTTGTTATGAAAGGTGATATTGCTCTTTTACATCGAGCATTAAGTCAGTTTATGTTAGATTTACATACTATAGAACATGGTTATAAAGAGACTTATGTACCTTATCTAGTAAATCCTAAAGCTTTATATGGAACAGGGCAATTACCGAAATTTAGCAATGATTTATTTCATATCAATTTTATGGAAAAAAATAATTATATATTAATTCCTACAGCAGAAGTGCCATTAACTAATTTATTTTCTAATCAAATTTTAGATGAAAAAGATCTACCTATTATGTTAACTGCACATACTCCTTGTTTTAGATCAGAATCTTCCTCTTATGGACGTGATACAAGAGGATTAATTCGATTGCATCAATTTGATAAAGTAGAATTAGTTCAAATTGTTAATCCTGAAAAATCTATGGAAACATTAGAAGAACTCACAGGTCATGCTGAAAAAGTTTTACAACTTTTAGACTTGCCATATAGAAAAGTACTTTTGTGTGGAGGAGAAATGGGATTTTCTTCTGCAAAAACTTATGATTTAGAAGTATGGTTTCCTTCTCAGAAAAAATACAGAGAAATTTCATCTTGTTCAAATATGAGTGACTTTCAAGCACGTCGTATCAAAGCCCGTTATAAAAAAAAACATAAACAAAAAATTTCTTTAGTACACACTTTAAATGGTTCTGGTTTAGCAATAGGTCGAACATTAGCAGCTATATTAGAAAATTATCAACATTCTGATGGCCGTGTAGAAATTCCCAAAATCCTTCAAGAAAAATATATGCAAGGCTTGAAATTTATAAATTAA
- the trxB gene encoding thioredoxin-disulfide reductase, with the protein MNNFIKNSKIIILGSGPAGYTAAIYASRANLCPILLTGNNQGGQLMNTSEIENWPADINTITGSELMNRMYQHAIKFQTEIIPDNIHSVNFKKKPFHLIGEKFEYTSNAVIIATGANPRYLGLKSEDVFKGKGVSTCAVCDGFFYREEEVAVVGGGNTAIEETLYLSNFVKKVHLIHRRVDFSAEKILLDRLTKKIKNKKVVLHLNSTVKDILGNTSGVTHILIEQKNLKEEKEIKIMIAGIFIAIGYSPNTSIFVNQLEMKDGYIKVMRGTHGNYTQTSVPGVFAAGDVIDHVYKQAITSSASGCMAALDSERYLSSLI; encoded by the coding sequence ATGAACAACTTTATTAAAAACAGTAAGATAATTATTTTAGGATCTGGCCCAGCAGGATATACTGCTGCTATATATGCTTCAAGAGCTAATTTATGTCCTATTTTGCTAACCGGAAATAATCAAGGAGGTCAATTAATGAATACTAGTGAAATTGAAAATTGGCCTGCAGATATTAATACAATTACTGGTTCAGAATTAATGAATCGCATGTACCAACATGCTATTAAGTTTCAAACTGAAATTATACCTGATAACATACATTCAGTTAATTTTAAAAAAAAACCATTTCATCTTATAGGAGAAAAATTTGAATATACTTCAAACGCAGTTATTATTGCTACTGGAGCCAATCCTAGATATTTAGGATTAAAATCCGAAGATGTTTTTAAAGGAAAAGGTGTATCAACATGCGCAGTATGTGACGGTTTTTTTTATCGAGAAGAAGAAGTAGCTGTGGTCGGAGGAGGCAATACAGCTATAGAAGAAACATTATATTTATCTAATTTTGTTAAAAAAGTCCATTTGATTCATCGTAGAGTTGATTTTAGTGCTGAAAAAATTTTATTAGATCGATTAACAAAAAAAATAAAAAATAAAAAAGTAGTCCTTCATTTAAATTCTACTGTAAAAGATATATTAGGTAATACTTCAGGTGTTACTCATATATTGATTGAACAAAAAAATTTAAAGGAAGAAAAGGAAATAAAAATAATGATTGCTGGAATATTTATAGCCATAGGATATTCTCCAAATACAAGTATTTTTGTAAATCAATTAGAAATGAAAGATGGTTATATTAAGGTCATGCGTGGTACACATGGAAATTATACTCAAACAAGTGTTCCTGGCGTGTTTGCTGCAGGAGATGTTATAGATCACGTATATAAACAAGCCATTACATCATCTGCTAGCGGTTGCATGGCTGCATTAGATAGTGAACGTTATCTTAGTTCTTTAATATAA
- the infA gene encoding translation initiation factor IF-1 — protein sequence MSKEENIEMQGVVIDTLPNTMFRVQLDNKHIITAHISGKMRKNYIRILTGDKVTVELTPYDLTKGRIIFRSR from the coding sequence ATGTCTAAAGAAGAAAATATTGAAATGCAAGGTGTAGTAATAGATACATTACCCAACACTATGTTTCGTGTACAATTAGATAATAAGCATATTATTACGGCTCATATTTCAGGAAAAATGAGAAAAAACTATATTAGAATATTAACAGGAGATAAAGTAACTGTAGAACTAACACCTTACGATTTAACTAAAGGAAGAATTATTTTTAGAAGTCGTTAA